The Anoplopoma fimbria isolate UVic2021 breed Golden Eagle Sablefish chromosome 1, Afim_UVic_2022, whole genome shotgun sequence region TTATATTTGACTATTAGGTTATTAGTTCATTGGGTAGGAATCCGCAAAAATGAATGCcttttaatgaaacacaaagacacctTTTGCAGCGCTGTGTCGTCCATCTCAGCTGAGAACGTAGAAATGTCTGGCTGAATCCTCCCTGAGTCTCGACACAGAGACGAGCCAGGTCAGTGCTCTCGCTGCCATTactcatgtcgaaaaaaaaaaaaaaaaaaaaacgctggGTGCAGCACTTCTTTTCTAGGTGGTCGCATACATACTCTTCTCATGGCAACAATTGAAAAAAGACAGTGGcactgagaaaataaatgctgtCTGGACACTGACCCCCTGAAACTTTACGCATCCTTGAGTTTAAAGATCACCTTTAAGTTGGAGTCACGAGGCTTTCACCTGACGACAGTGGTATGTTTGATGGGCCTTAATGACTCTGCAGAATGCCCTTGAAATTCTTCTGGGCTGGAACTGTCTCCCTAGaaatcccccccctcccagtGTTGACAGTCTCTCCCCCTCAGACATGAAACAGGTCCATTGTTTGGGGAGGCGGCTCAGATAGTCGAGTGTGGGGAAGCTGACCAAGTAGCGGTTCTTGTTATCATAGAGCCAACAGACATGTGGGACACAGCCAGGTGGGACTCCCAGTCTCCCAGTCGTCAGCCTTATGGCTGGGTATACAGGGTGCATGGAATCAGACATTTCCTTTGCACCTGTTCATATGAAGATCAAgcatttttcttgatttttgaATGTGTTGTTCCAATTTCTCTTTGGGTGTCAGTTATGTTATGAAAAGTAGAACCAAATGTACTACCTACAATGACCTGAAGGCCAATTGAAATATATTCAATGGACAGAATGTATACTGtgtagtagtttttttttaacccaggAGTTTTGCAATAGAATTCAGGGCATACACATTTTTTGCTGATATTTTTGCTGTAAggttatttatatttcaaatgattTTCCTCAAACTTTGAATTTCCCAATATTTCATCCTCTCAgctttaataatgataatgaaacgGACAGCCTTAAATAATATATTGCTGTAAGTTTAAAGGATCAAGACAACTTAAGTTAAAAAACAAGgcctttttaatgaaaaaaaaaaagatcatcatGTATAAAACACAGGGCACACCACATCACGAACATATAGTTGTTAGCATCAGTACTTCCAGCAGCCTCAAagttacaaacaaaatatttaacacagaaaaacaagtttgatGCGTGCTCTGCTCTAGAGGGCatacattattttgtgtcaTGAATATATTGGAGTTTTCTCCAGCTCAacatgaagaaagaaatgttatagGAAAAGTGATCGTCCTCTCCAGTTCTCTCTGAGCAGTCTTTTCAGACATAGTCTCTCCTATCGTAAGCACTTGGGGCAAGCGACCTAGTTTGTTGGGAGTACATCATCTTTGATGGGTACCTTTTCTCAGGTTGCGTGGGGCAACTGGAGCAGAGGATGCCCCCTCCAATGAGCAGAAATGCAGCTGCGGCCCAGCCCAGGTACAGAGCCCCACCGATCTCCCTCTTCTGTGCCTCGGGTATGATGGGACTGTAGAACTCCATGATGATGGTATGGGCAGACCACGACACAGGGATCAACTGGGTCACAGAAGCCACGATGAAGGCCACGCCGGCGGCTATCATCACGCGAGCCTTGGCCGATTCTTCATCCACACAGTTGGTGCATTTTGCCCCCATCATGGCCACCAGGACTCCCACGATGCCCACCAAGATGGAGATGATGGTGAGGGCGCGGGCGGCCTGGAGATCTGCGGTTAGAGCCAACATGGAGTCGTGGATTTTGCACTGCATCTGACCCGTGCTCTGGACCACGCAGTTCATCCAGATGCCTTCCCAGGTGGTCTGCGCCGTGACGATGTTCACCCCAATAAAGGCCGACACTCTCCACATGGGCAAGGCGCAGGATACAATGGCCAAGATCCATCCCAGGACAGCCAGAGTCACTCCAAGTATCTCCAGTCCTATCGAAGGCATGTCTGAACTCTGTGTGAGTCAAAATTCCCAGATGTCTTTTCAATCTAAGTCGTCAGGTGTAGATTGAATGAGTATTCTCAGGAGTGCTGATTGCTCATATAAGCAGCAGATGTCTTAAGCGCAGAAGGTGGAGTCACTTTGTTATTGGCTAGAGAGGAGTTCAAATCATCTTCTGTCCCACCTTGTTTGaatttacacaaaaagaaaccTTGGCATGTGAACGGCCTCAGCTTAATCATTCACCTTCCTTGCCCCGGTAGCTCTCCCCCCTACTTGGGTGCGGGGAGAGTAAACAGAGGCCCTGTATCTCAGGTGGAGTAGTTAAAGAATAACAGACATGGTAAAGAATGGAGGATGAATGATTGAAAGTGGACGGCACTAATCAACTCCCATTGGTTTTTCTCATTGTACTCCTCTCTGACAAATGAGTCTGTTAAGAATGAAGAATTAAATCCTGACAAAAATATTGCATCATTTTATGGTTTGTGTTATTAACAGCACATGTTGTACAAAGGGGTTGTGAATCATATAGAGGTATAGTGGATGTGGGAAAAAGGGTTGAAATGGATCAGGGCAGGTCCTTGGAAACCAGTGGGAGTACTCTGATTATCTGAAGAGTGTTTTTCTAACCCTCCAGTAAGAGCCTCTGTATCCTGCCAATGAATTCGATAACGCTATCATCCCACGTTCCATGGAAGGTCTGCGTGATAAGTGTCTTGTGTGTGGGGGAAGAAATTTTAAACAAACTGATTTCATAGGGCCCTAGATGATATAATTCCTCTTCACCGGAACAGttctaaaaataatttcatctaGTTACCAGAAGATGATTAAATATTGCGTAATGATGTTGGGAGTGAGTGCTGTTGTGTGATGCTAAAAACAACTTTCCCCAGCTGCTTTGGTGCTCATGGGAAGTTAATAACTGAGAACATTTGCAGCAACTGCAATGCAAACAAGACGAAACCCCTCCAAACATACAGCATCTGCATGTGGAAGGGACACGGGGAAATCATTTATGAACAGCATATGTGTTTCTTTCAGGACATACACATGTTTCTAGAGATGATTCTAGACAGTGGGCCAGACaattgtttgtgtgcgtgtccaCAAGGGTGGGGGGGTCTTATCAGTGTCCTTGCTCTGAAGGTCGCAGGGCATCATGGGATTCAACCtcaatttaactttttcatGTTCCACCAAAAACTACATGCATCTCAGACCTCCAGTAGTTTGACCAGGACCCCTCATCACACGCTGAATCTGAACAGCACCTTTGTCAATTTATAGTCTACAAAAAAATGGTTACTTGAGGTTGTGAAGGAAACATGGCCCGCAGggatcaaacttttttttttttatagtcacTGTTTTGCCATGCCGTGATATGCTGATATTTATGCAAGCAATACTAGTAAAGCAAATGTCAGCATCTCGCCAAAAATATCATGTTGGTGTTGAGTTTCCTCTGAAGTGGGAGTTGGCGGGAGATATTGCAGTATGTCTTCACTTCTGACTGGGCTGTTGCTCTTTCCCGTAACACATGACTGCACAGCTGGGCTCAGTCAGTATCACAATCCTGCCAGCAGGGTCTGTGGTCACTCACAGGGAGTTTTATGGATATTTAGAAGCCTATCCTTTTCGGATCATTAACCTCAATGCTCAAGCCAAAGGAAGTCCAGAAAGCAACCAaccctttgtctttgtttcttgtacttttattgcctttgtactGCTCATTGTAGTCTGTTCTAATATGGTTGAAAGTAACTGAACATGATTTTGAGAAGTCGCTTTAGGTGACCCTAAATGCAGAGGGACCAGTGTTGAGGTGTTACCAACTTTCTACAACAAATCTAAAGCGGcattctttttctctcagtactttcttttgtttcgtcatttatttcagttttttaaagattttgttgTTGACTCTTTGAGACTTTCGTTGCACTTTTATTACAGTGAACCCAACCTTTTGGAGTAAAGTAAACAGTTGGAAGGCATCTGATCAATAGGGTCTTTGTAGCTCAGTTACAGTGCAGGTTACATATTCTTGCAGAAGGAGACATTTATCTCCGACTCGGTTTCGCTCTCGCAAATGGAAGAAGGGCTACAATGGAAGGCAAGCATAAGATGCTCCTCTAGAACAAGCCACTCATTGTTCCTTTTCCTCCATTCGCATTGAAATAAAATACCTAATTTAGGCGAGCAACCTCTTATCGGTCAGACTCTGCGGAACTCTGGCATCTGCCCCTGTTTCTGCGTGATAAAGAACTCTTGCAGTCAGAGTTGTcatgtgatatttaatttaacagtCAATTTCTGACTCTGTGGCATGAAAGAGCAGAGTTACAAAGTTTATTCTCAACACAAAGAAGACTTGAAAAGGATCCCATTCTTAAAAAAGggttgttcttttatttaaaaccttGTATAAAACTTGCTTTAATCAGAAGTAACTTGCATAgacattgtgtatttatttaagatcAGACACCATCTTAATGTTtcttaggaaaaaaaacagtaaaataacgAATTAAAAGCAGTATAAGATGCCCACCACTACAGAAACACATCATGAAACATGCATCAGTGATTCGAACTTAATGTCATACTTAATGTCCAAGCCCACGGTACTGCATTAACATCCATACCAGCAAACATCCACCTGCTGTGCACACATTTTCTACAACACCAGTCATCGTATCTTCATTTTCGCCCATATGTCAAACGTTCATACATAGTCTCTTCTGGGGTATCCATTCACTGACATGATCTTGACAGCAGAGTATTCAACCCGGGGAGGCACTGAGCCACCACCACTCTGTGCCGTAGCACCTTTGGGTGGGCAGGAGCAACAAAGCAGGGCTCCGCCGAGTATGAGGAGGCAGGAGGAAGCCCAGCCAAAGTACAGAGCATTCCCAAACTCCCTCTTCCCCGTCTCCTGCAGCATCGGGTCGTAGAAGCCCAGGACGATGGCGTGTGCCGTCCAGGACAcagccaccagcagcagcagtccagCCACCACGAAGGTCACTCCGGCGGCCACCACGAGCCGCGGCTTGCTGCTCACATCCCGGCTGCAGTTGGTGCACTTGGCACCGGCCACCGACAGTCCGATGCCCACGATGCACAGCACCATGGAGACGATGACCAGAGCCCGAGCTGCCTGTAGGTCCACCGGCAGCCCCAGCATGGAGTCGTGCACCCGGCAGTGCATCTGGCCCGTGCTCTGCACTGAACAGTTCATCCACAAGCCCTCCCAGATCACCTGGGAGATGACTATGTTCTGACCGATGTAGGCGGCCACCCGCCACATGGGCAGGCCGCAGGTCACCATCACCCCCAGCCAGCCGGCCACGGCCAGGATCATCCCGAGGATCTCCAAGCCTGCAGAGTACATGGTCGGAGCTGGGGATGAAGAAGGAGCTGAACAAGACTCTTTTTCCAGGGCTCAGTGGGATAGAAGGCCCCTCTGTGTCCGCTGGCTCAACCCTCCCGGGAAGAAAGCGATATTGGATCTCGTTGGCTCTACGTCCTATAAGACTTTTTTagtgagagggagaaacagattCTACCTTCTTTATACAGCTTAGACGACTGAAGGTGGAGTCAGCTTAAGGTGGCATCGTGTTTACATTCAAACTACACCTGCACATgggaatattttcacattttttcaactGGAATTGGTGTCACATGGGAAACCATCAGTTTTCTctctgaaaacatatttaatcgAGTATCTGTAGTCTTTTGACGGcagtaaacatatttaatacatgtGGATTCTGGAGGATATCATTAACCACATTTACAGAAGAAATGCTAACAACAACCATTTAGTCGGTTCTGATTATACTAAATGATATAAAGATGCTTGTACCAGCATTCCATTTGAAGTCTTTTGTATGTGAGGATCTCTGTATGGGACATACGACAACCTTGGGGAACATTGCTGAATCACTATCTGAATGAGatccctgttaaaaaaaaaaaaggcaacaatgacgggccttgttttttttgctggtcTGATACATAATCCCTCCagggagaacaaaaaaaaaacctggattTGAGTTAACAGGCCTCATTGTCGGTGGGCATGTTCGAGGCGTATTTTAAAATGGAGGATAcatgattaaatataaaagaaaactaaatacacTGAAGATATCAGCCCGAAAGCCTCGTTACTGGACATAACGCAGAAAATACTCTTTTGAATCTCCATTGGACTTAAGATtgcaaatgtcaaactataaaTACCCAGGACTTAATGTGTTACTAA contains the following coding sequences:
- the LOC129096405 gene encoding claudin-4-like; the protein is MYSAGLEILGMILAVAGWLGVMVTCGLPMWRVAAYIGQNIVISQVIWEGLWMNCSVQSTGQMHCRVHDSMLGLPVDLQAARALVIVSMVLCIVGIGLSVAGAKCTNCSRDVSSKPRLVVAAGVTFVVAGLLLLVAVSWTAHAIVLGFYDPMLQETGKREFGNALSDMPSIGLEILGVTLAVLGWILAIVSCALPMWRVSAFIGVNIVTAQTTWEGIWMNCVVQSTGQMQCKIHDSMLALTADLQAARALTIISILVGIVGVLVAMMGAKCTNCVDEESAKARVMIAAGVAFIVASVTQLIPVSWSAHTIIMEFYSPIIPEAQKREIGGALYLGWAAAAFLLIGGGILCSSCPTQPEKRYPSKMMYSQQTRSLAPSAYDRRDYV